The following are encoded together in the Coffea arabica cultivar ET-39 chromosome 1c, Coffea Arabica ET-39 HiFi, whole genome shotgun sequence genome:
- the LOC140038886 gene encoding uncharacterized protein codes for MDKEITFGPRDAVPLASGNHETIVIDLVTNNYRVKKVYVDQGSAVDIMFYRVFKELGLRDDQLTSVQTPLVGFTGPPINPEGMITLMVTVGQAPKCRTIPVNFVVVKQQSSYNVFLGRPALNALRAIPSTLHLSVKFPTAGGIAEVHGDEAQQVSTQDEIEEFPLREDQPDQVVRIGALLPPAEKEGLKALLREYSQVFAWSVDDMPGIPTDLAVHHLDVDSRFKPVKQKKRSFAPERNEVIRQEVGKLLESKIILEVYYPTWLANPVLVKKEDQTWRMCVDFTDLNKACPKDCFPLPRIDRLVDSTVGFDILCFWMPLRATTR; via the exons ATGGACAAAGAGATCACCTTCGGACCCAGGGATGCGGTCCCCCTAGCGTCCGGGAACCATGAGACCATCGTAATAGACCTTGTTACCAACAACTACCGGGTGAAGAAGGTGTACGTCGACCAAGGTAGCGCGGTAGACATCATGTTCTATCGGGTGTTCAAGGAGCTCGGGTTGAGGGATGACCAGCTGACCTCGGTTCAAACACCTCTGGTGGGCTTCACCGGGCCCCCCATTAATCCGGAGGGAATGATTACCCTGATGGTCACGGTAGGGCAGGCTCCCAAATGCCGGACCATCCCTGTCAATTTCGTGGTAGTCAAGCAGCAATCCTCGTACAACGTGTTCCTGGGTCGGCCAGCTCTGAACGCCCTCCGAGCTATCCCATCCACCCTCCACCTGAGTGTTAAGTTCCCTACTGCAGGAGGGATAGCCGAGGTGCACG GGGACGAGGCCCAGCAGGTGAGCACACAGGACGAGATTGAGGAATTTCCCTTGAGGGAAGACCAGCCAGACCAGGTGGTCCGCATAGGCGCGCTGCTACCCCCCGCGGAGAAGGAGGGCTTGAAGGCTCTGTTAAGGGAATATTCCCAGGTCTTCGCCTGGTCGGTGGATGACATGCCCGGGATCCCGACCGACCTGGCAGTCCACCACCTCGACGTGGATTCCCGCTTCAAGCCAGTGAAGCAGAAGAAAAGGAGTTTCGCCCCCGAGAGGAATGAGGTGATCAGGCAGGAGGTCGGCAAGTTGCTGGAATCCAAGATCATCCTGGAGGTCTACTACCCAACCTGGTTGGCCAATCCCGTCCTGGTCAAGAAGGAGGACCAGACCTGGAGGATGTGCGTAGACTTCACGGACCTTAACAAAGCCTGCCCCAAGGACTGTTTTCCCCTACCAAGGATTGACAGGTTAGTAGATTCTACTGTGGGTTTTGACATTTTATGCTTCTGGATGCCTTTAAGGGCTACCACCAGATAG
- the LOC140038893 gene encoding uncharacterized protein — protein sequence MTNLPSSYYEAEKLMNTLGLSYEKIDACPNDCSLYWGSAEKRTLCETCNEFRWVASENDSTGEKRKIPQKVLWHFPLKARLQRLFMSSKIASQMRWHEEKRTKDGCMRHPADSPAWQTFDHLHPEFAKDCRNVRLGLASDGFNPFKNMSSTHSTWPVPLVKELTELWDFGIQTYDASQKENFQLHAALLWTISDFPGYAMLSGWSTKGEYACPVCHKFTHARRLTHSFKHCYMGHRRFLDSKHKFRKQAQLFDATEEYGKRPPLQTGDMIVSELGDLQIKFRKLVKGNPKLPFNWKKRSIFFDLPYWKDNVLRHNLDFMHIEKNVCENIWGTLLDIEDKAKDHYNSRRDLREMGIRKELHPIETEPGKVYLPPSSFAMDKKQKTMFCNVLKKVKVPDGYAANVSRCVRVKPPRISGLKSHDNHILMQQLMPIALRKTLPKSVRYPLIRLSRYFRQLCSKVICPQDVVRLESEIAVILCDLEKCFPPTFFDVMVHLTIHLATEVKLGGPVYYRWIYPVERYLGTLKSYVRNKSRPEGSIAQGYLAEECINFFSLYLADYVETKFNRPSRNEEVHKEIEEGLDIFFESGHPLGRGKPTVFDAHILSKAHQYILFNCDAVTPYIEQHRRLIEEGHPQVPQHLKERLHSENFACWFAEHIDKLELPQNVSVLRDLRFLAKGPDVVGIQHDKCVVNGFRFHTNEVEKKRKMQNSGVTVNATTSSFASFYVEDPTDKDWQVVISTTARGGYNKGTTMDVETYLQSDVGNPVVENENEEISWVREDGLGIEVDLSQYNLI from the exons ATGACTAATTTGCCTTCTTCTTACTATGAGGCTGAGAAATTGATGAATACATTGGGGCTGAGTTATGAAAAGATCGATGCATGTCCTAATGATTGTTCTCTTTATTGGGGTAGTGCTGAAAAAAGAACTTTATGCGAAACATGTAACGAGTTTAGGTGGGTTGCTTCAGAAAATGATTCAActggtgaaaaaagaaaaatccctCAAAAAGTATTGTGGCATTTTCCTTTAAAAGCTAGATTACAAAGACTATTTATGTCTTCTAAAATTGCATCTCAAATGAGATGGCATGAGGAAAAACGTACAAAAGATGGTTGTATGAGACATCCAGCTGATTCTCCAGCTTGGCAAACTTTTGACCATCTACATCCAGAATTTGCTAAGGATTGTCGAAATGTTAGATTGGGGTTGGCATCTGATGGGTTTAATCCATTCAAAAACATGAGTTCCACACACAGTACTTGGCCTGTG CCTCTAGTTAAAGAATTGACCGAATTGTGGGATTTTGGCATTCAAACTTATGATGCatcccaaaaagaaaattttcaattgcatgCAGCTCTGTTGTGGACCATTAGTGATTTTCCTGGATATGCAATGTTATCTGGGTGGAGCACTAAAGGTGAATATGCTTGCCCTGTTTGTCACAAGTTCACTCATGCTCGACGGTTGACTCATAGTTTCAAGCATTGCTATATGGGTCATCGTAGATTCTTAGATAGTAAGCATAAATTTAGAAAGCAAGCCCAATTGTTTGATGCCACCGAAGAATATGGAAAGCGACCACCTTTACAAACTGGGGATATGATTGTGAGTGAATTGGGAGACTTGCAAATTAAATTTCGAAAACTTGTGAAAGGTAATCCGAAATTGCCTTTTAATTGGAAAAAGAGGAGTATTTTCTTTGACTTGCCATATTGGAAAGATAATGTCTTGAGACATAATCTCGACTTCATGCACATTGAGAAGAATGTTTGTGAAAATATTTGGGGGACATTGCTGGATATTGAGGATAAAGCAAAGGACCATTATAATTCCCGTCGTGATTTGAGAGAAATGGGAATAAGAAAAGAGCTGCATCCCATTGAGACAGAACCTGGAAAGGTTTACTTACCTCCATCTTCCTTTGCAATGGATAAAAAACAGAAAACTATGTTTTGCAATGTGCTAAAAAAAGTGAAAGTTCCAGATGGTTATGCAGCTAACGTCTCAAGATGCGTTCGAGTGAAGCCACCAAGAATTTCGGGGCTTAAAAGTCATGATAATCATATCCTAATGCAGCAATTGATGCCTATAGCTTTGAGAAAGACTTTGCCAAAATCAGTGCGCTATCCTTTGATTCGATTGAGTAGATACTTCAGGCAGCTTTGTTCTAAAGTTATTTGTCCTCAAGATGTGGTTCGTTTGGAAAGTGAAATTGCCGTTATACTCTGCGATCTTGAGAAATGCTTTCCACCAACATTCTTCGATGTCATGGTGCATTTAACTATTCATTTGGCAACTGAAGTGAAATTAGGTGGCCCGGTGTATTATCGTTGGATATATCCTGTAGAGAG GTACCTAGGAACATTAAAATCTTATGTTCGAAATAAAAGTAGGCCTGAAGGTTCGATTGCTCAAGGCTACTTGGCAGAAGAATGCATAAACTTTTTCTCGTTGTATCTTGCGGACTATGTTGAGACAAAATTCAATCGTCcaagcagaaatgaagaagtacatAAGGAAATTGAAGAGGGTTTAGATATATTCTTTGAATCAGGACATCCTTTGGGGAGGGGCAAGCCAACAGTCTTTGATGCTCATATCTTGAGTAAAGCACATCAGTATATTTTATTTAACTGTGATGCTGTCACACCTTACATAGA GCAGCATCGTAGATTGATAGAAGAAGGGCATCCTCAAGTTCCACAGCATCTAAAAGAGCGCTTGCACAGCGAAAATTTTGCTTGTTGGTTTGCTGAACAT attGACAAGTTAGAACTTCCTCAAAATGTTTCGGTGTTGAGAGACTTGAGGTTCCTTGCTAAAGGTCCAGATGTTGTTGGAATCCAACATGACAAGTGCGTTGTTAATGGATTTCGGTTTCACACCAACGAagttgagaagaaaagaaaaatgcaaaatagtGGTGTTACAGTCAATGCAACAACATCCAGTTTTGCAA GTTTTTATGTGGAAGATCCAACTGATAAGGATTGGCAAGTTGTTATCTCTACCACTGCAAGAGGTGGATATAACAAGGGCACAACCATGGATGTTGAGACATATTTGCAAAGTGATGTTGGCAATCCTGTTGTTGAGAATGAAAATGAGGAAATTAGTTGGGTTCGTGAGGATGGACTTGGGATTGAAGTTGATTTGTCCCAATATAATCTGATTTAG